In Azospirillum sp. TSA2s, one genomic interval encodes:
- a CDS encoding ABC transporter substrate-binding protein, whose amino-acid sequence MLQHQTLRRRLTGAVMAGGIGVLLAMASAGPSAAMTPDQEAVAKRIIEELQPSTLSKDEQMKELEWFVKAAEPYKGMEINVVSETLTTHEFESKTLAKLFSELTGIKLKHDLIQEGDVIEKLQTQMQSGRNVYDAYVNDSDLIGTHVRYGQAVALSDFMAGEGKDVTLPTLDVKDFIGTSFTTGPDGKLYQLPDQQFANLYWFRADWFARPDLKEKFKAKYGYDLGVPQNWSAYEDIADFFTNDVKEIDGTRVYGHMDYGKKDPSLGWRFTDAWLSMAGAGDKGLPNGKPVDEWGIRVEGCRPAGASVKRGGDTNGPAAVYSLTKYIDWLKKYAPPEASGMTFSEAGPVPAQGAVAQQIFWYTAFTADMTKKGLPVVNEDGSPKWRMAPSPHGPYWEEGMKLGYQDVGSWTLLKSTPLERRKAAWLYAQFTVSKTASLKKTLVGLTPIRESDIQSEAMTKVAPQLGGLVEFYRSPARVAWTPTGTNVPDYPKLAPLWWQNIAEAVTGERTPQQAMDNLADQMEQVMARMERAKIGGECAPQLNKPEDAKVWFDKPGAPKPKLANEKPKGETVAYDDLLKAWKEGRAR is encoded by the coding sequence ATGCTTCAGCACCAGACTCTGCGGCGCCGCCTGACCGGGGCCGTGATGGCCGGCGGCATCGGCGTTCTGCTGGCGATGGCCTCGGCGGGTCCGTCCGCCGCCATGACGCCGGACCAGGAAGCCGTCGCCAAGCGCATCATCGAGGAACTCCAGCCCTCCACGCTCTCCAAGGACGAGCAGATGAAGGAGCTGGAATGGTTCGTGAAGGCGGCCGAGCCGTACAAGGGCATGGAGATCAACGTCGTCTCCGAAACGCTGACGACGCACGAGTTCGAATCGAAGACTCTCGCCAAGCTGTTCAGCGAGCTTACCGGCATCAAGCTGAAGCACGACCTGATCCAGGAAGGCGACGTCATCGAGAAGCTGCAGACGCAGATGCAGTCGGGCCGCAACGTCTATGACGCCTACGTCAACGACAGCGACCTGATCGGCACCCACGTCCGCTATGGTCAGGCCGTCGCGCTGTCCGACTTCATGGCCGGCGAGGGCAAGGACGTCACCCTGCCGACGCTGGACGTGAAGGACTTCATCGGCACCAGCTTCACCACCGGCCCGGACGGCAAGCTCTACCAGCTGCCCGACCAGCAGTTCGCCAACCTCTACTGGTTCCGCGCCGACTGGTTCGCCCGTCCGGACCTGAAGGAGAAGTTCAAGGCCAAGTACGGCTACGATCTGGGCGTGCCGCAGAACTGGTCGGCCTATGAGGACATCGCCGACTTCTTCACCAACGACGTGAAGGAGATCGACGGCACCCGCGTCTATGGCCACATGGACTACGGCAAGAAGGACCCGTCGCTCGGCTGGCGCTTCACCGACGCGTGGCTGTCGATGGCCGGCGCCGGCGACAAGGGCCTGCCGAACGGCAAGCCGGTGGACGAGTGGGGCATCCGCGTCGAGGGCTGCCGCCCGGCCGGCGCCTCGGTCAAGCGCGGCGGCGACACCAACGGTCCGGCCGCCGTCTATTCGCTGACCAAGTACATCGACTGGCTGAAGAAGTACGCGCCGCCGGAAGCCTCTGGCATGACCTTCTCCGAAGCCGGTCCGGTGCCGGCCCAGGGTGCGGTCGCGCAGCAGATCTTCTGGTACACCGCCTTCACCGCCGACATGACCAAGAAGGGCCTGCCGGTCGTCAACGAGGACGGCTCGCCCAAGTGGCGCATGGCCCCCTCGCCGCACGGCCCGTACTGGGAAGAGGGCATGAAGCTCGGCTACCAGGATGTCGGCTCCTGGACGCTGCTGAAGTCCACCCCGCTGGAACGCCGCAAGGCCGCCTGGCTATATGCCCAGTTCACCGTGTCGAAGACCGCGTCGCTGAAGAAGACGCTGGTCGGCCTGACGCCGATCCGCGAAAGCGACATCCAGTCCGAGGCGATGACCAAGGTCGCGCCGCAGCTGGGCGGTCTGGTCGAGTTCTACCGCAGCCCGGCCCGCGTCGCCTGGACGCCGACCGGCACCAACGTGCCGGACTATCCGAAGCTGGCCCCGCTGTGGTGGCAGAACATCGCCGAGGCGGTCACGGGTGAGCGCACCCCGCAGCAGGCGATGGACAATCTGGCCGACCAGATGGAGCAGGTCATGGCCCGCATGGAGCGCGCCAAGATCGGCGGCGAGTGCGCCCCGCAGCTGAACAAGCCGGAGGACGCCAAGGTCTGGTTCGACAAGCCGGGCGCGCCGAAGCCGAAGCTGGCCAACGAGAAGCCGAAGGGTGAGACCGTTGCCTATGACGACCTGCTGAAGGCCTGGAAGGAAGGCCGCGCCCGCTGA
- a CDS encoding DUF2160 domain-containing protein produces MGWMAWTAPTAIFFVCIALMLAGMTVWEVVSPTVEAKGFLPMRTTRGDRLFIGLLGSAFIHLGWLAATDVSLWGAFAVSLLWIAFVIRFG; encoded by the coding sequence ATGGGTTGGATGGCGTGGACTGCGCCGACCGCGATCTTCTTCGTCTGCATCGCCCTGATGCTGGCCGGCATGACGGTGTGGGAGGTGGTGTCGCCAACGGTGGAGGCCAAGGGCTTCCTGCCGATGCGCACCACCCGCGGCGACCGCCTGTTCATCGGCCTGCTCGGCAGCGCCTTCATCCATCTGGGCTGGCTCGCCGCGACCGACGTGTCGCTGTGGGGCGCCTTTGCGGTCTCGCTGCTGTGGATCGCTTTCGTGATCCGCTTCGGCTGA
- the glpK gene encoding glycerol kinase GlpK, with product MTKASHILAIDQGTTSSRAILFDGRGTPLAEARREFPQHYPGDGWVEHDPADILRDIRTVAREAVEKAGVDVAAIAAIGITNQRETAVVWDRATGEPIHRAIVWQDRRTASLCHDLVAAGHAELVRAKTGLLIDAYFSATKIAWILDHVPGARARAERGELCFGTIDSFLIYHLTGRQVHATDATNASRTMLFDIHAQDWDDELLALFRVPRAMLPRVLDSSDDFGATEPELLGRPIPIAGVAGDQQAAAFGQACLTPGMAKSTYGTGCFALINTGETPVVSKNRLLTTVAYRLDGKTSYAQEGSIFVAGAAIKWLRDGIGIITHASQTDDMATRVPDSHGVYFVPAFVGLGAPHWDSDARAAIFGMTLDVGPAHIARAALEAVAYQTRDLMEAMAGDWGGTINALRIDGGMAANDWLCQFLADLLNMPVERPKVIETTALGAACLAALRVGVFDGLDSVSDAWRSERRFEPRMEQDRRDRLYGGWRDAVARVRSER from the coding sequence ATGACCAAGGCCAGCCATATCCTCGCCATCGACCAGGGCACCACCTCGTCGCGGGCGATCCTGTTCGATGGCAGGGGGACTCCGCTGGCCGAGGCGCGGCGCGAGTTCCCGCAGCATTATCCCGGCGACGGCTGGGTCGAGCATGATCCCGCCGACATCCTGCGCGACATCCGCACCGTGGCGCGCGAGGCGGTGGAGAAGGCCGGGGTCGATGTCGCCGCCATCGCCGCCATCGGCATCACCAACCAGCGTGAGACCGCCGTGGTGTGGGACCGCGCCACCGGCGAGCCGATCCACCGCGCCATCGTCTGGCAGGACCGCCGCACCGCGTCGCTCTGCCACGATCTGGTCGCCGCAGGGCATGCCGAGTTGGTGCGCGCCAAGACCGGCCTGCTGATCGACGCCTATTTTTCCGCCACCAAGATCGCCTGGATTCTCGACCATGTGCCGGGCGCCCGCGCGCGGGCCGAACGCGGCGAGCTGTGCTTCGGCACCATCGACAGTTTCCTGATCTATCACCTGACCGGGCGTCAGGTGCATGCGACCGACGCGACCAACGCCTCGCGCACCATGCTGTTCGACATCCATGCCCAGGATTGGGACGACGAGTTGCTGGCGCTGTTCCGGGTGCCGCGCGCCATGCTGCCCCGCGTGCTGGACAGCTCCGACGATTTCGGCGCCACCGAGCCGGAGCTGCTCGGCCGGCCGATCCCAATCGCCGGGGTGGCGGGTGACCAGCAGGCGGCGGCCTTCGGGCAGGCGTGCCTGACGCCGGGCATGGCGAAATCGACCTACGGCACCGGCTGCTTCGCGCTGATCAACACCGGGGAGACGCCGGTGGTGTCGAAGAACCGGCTGCTGACCACCGTCGCCTACCGGCTGGACGGCAAGACGTCCTACGCTCAGGAAGGCTCGATCTTCGTGGCAGGGGCCGCCATCAAGTGGCTGCGCGACGGCATCGGCATCATCACCCATGCCAGCCAGACCGACGACATGGCGACCCGCGTACCCGACAGCCACGGCGTCTATTTCGTCCCGGCCTTCGTGGGCTTGGGTGCGCCGCACTGGGATTCGGATGCGCGCGCCGCGATCTTCGGCATGACGCTGGACGTCGGCCCCGCCCATATCGCCCGCGCGGCGCTGGAGGCGGTCGCCTATCAGACCCGTGACCTGATGGAGGCGATGGCGGGCGATTGGGGCGGCACCATCAACGCGCTGCGCATCGACGGCGGCATGGCCGCCAACGACTGGCTCTGTCAGTTCCTGGCCGACCTGCTGAACATGCCGGTCGAACGCCCGAAGGTGATCGAGACCACGGCGCTGGGCGCCGCCTGCCTCGCGGCGCTGCGGGTCGGCGTGTTCGACGGTTTGGACTCGGTGTCCGACGCCTGGCGCAGCGAGCGCCGGTTCGAACCGCGCATGGAGCAGGACAGGCGCGACCGCCTCTATGGCGGCTGGCGCGACGCCGTGGCGCGGGTGCGGTCGGAGCGCTGA
- a CDS encoding carbohydrate ABC transporter permease, with the protein MLPIYWMVNMSFKTNEEILSGLTLFPRNPTLQNYVTIFTDPSWYSGYINSIYYVTLNTVISLTVALPAAYAFSRYRFIGDKHVFFWLLTNRMAPPAVFLLPFFQLYQTVGLFDTHLAVALAHCLFNVPLAVWILEGFMSGVPREIDEMAYIDGYSFPRFFGTVFLPMIRAGVGVTAFFCFMFSWVELLLARTLTSVDAKPIAATMTRTVSASGMDWGLLAAAGVLTILPGALVIWFVRNYIAKGFALGRV; encoded by the coding sequence ATGCTGCCCATCTATTGGATGGTCAACATGTCCTTCAAGACGAACGAGGAGATCCTGTCCGGCCTGACGCTGTTCCCGCGCAATCCGACGCTGCAGAACTACGTCACCATCTTCACCGATCCCAGCTGGTACAGCGGCTACATCAACTCGATCTACTACGTCACGCTGAACACGGTGATCTCGCTGACGGTGGCGCTGCCGGCGGCCTACGCCTTCTCGCGCTACCGCTTCATCGGCGACAAGCATGTGTTCTTCTGGCTGCTGACCAACCGGATGGCGCCGCCGGCCGTGTTCCTGCTGCCCTTCTTCCAGCTTTACCAGACGGTCGGCCTGTTCGACACGCATCTGGCCGTGGCGCTCGCCCACTGCCTGTTCAACGTGCCGCTGGCGGTCTGGATCCTGGAAGGCTTCATGTCGGGCGTGCCACGCGAGATCGACGAGATGGCCTACATCGACGGCTACAGCTTCCCGCGCTTCTTCGGCACGGTGTTCCTGCCGATGATCCGGGCCGGCGTCGGCGTCACCGCCTTCTTCTGCTTCATGTTCAGCTGGGTCGAGCTGCTGCTGGCCCGCACGCTGACCTCGGTCGATGCCAAGCCGATCGCCGCCACCATGACCCGCACCGTCAGCGCGTCGGGCATGGACTGGGGCCTGCTGGCCGCCGCCGGCGTGCTGACCATCCTGCCGGGCGCGCTCGTGATCTGGTTCGTCCGCAACTACATCGCCAAGGGCTTCGCCCTGGGCCGGGTCTGA